GGTTGCTCACATTTCCTCGCTCTATTCCTAAAACGATAATGCCATTTGCATAACCAATTAGGATCATTAGGAGTCCTGGACTTTGACCTCGATCTGTTTCTAAAATGTTGTCGTCCTCGATATGATGATCGGCGATGTTGACTCACCTCTTCACGCAAGGATGCTACTTCCAGGTGTAATTTATGCATCTGAGTCAAAAGATCATTAACAGGAAACTGGGTACTCCCTGAAGATGTATTGTTGATTTCTGCGATATCAGAACTGCGTACACTTTCCATTATCTTGTCAGCAATCTTCGCTAAATTATCCAATGTTTGATCCTGACTTACTGTGAGTACAGCTCTCACGGATGATGGCAGACGAGCAATCCATAAATTATGCAATGTATGGTCGGAAACTTGCGCTTTTTGTCCTAATTCACGCATACGCCGCAATAATTGAGAAGGTTTTTGCATTCCCAATTCCATCTCGCCAACTAATTTTTGAAACTGACGTTCCGCACTTTCTTCATAAACTTGTAATAAACATTCTTTAATGgccttaaatttattagtttcaGGTGGCGACAATACAATATCACTAACTTGTTGCAATGCATCTCGATTCAACTTTGCTACCACTACATCAAAATTGGCTCCATCACTTTGCTTTTGAGGCAAAAGGATACTCTCAATCTGCGCGAACCataaacgtggcatttcagccCAAAAATCCGGTAATCGGGCTTGAAGAGCGATAGCAGCTAAATCCGTATTAGACGTACCTTGTGCCATTTTTGACGATCCTTGTAGCGGGGCTCCAGCACTTAATTCCTTgttcattattaattagtCCAAAACTCTTCACTAAATTGTCAACTGTTAATCACTAATGTCTCTATTTATCGCAAATAACACTATGCACTTATATCTATTCCAGTAGACACTTCAGAACTCTcacactatttttttaaaatgaaacactAGGAAAATCGGGGTCACCAATTATAGGCTCctactaaatatgtaaaaattaaataatttgtttaatttaaaatattcttgagTGCCTATTTTGTTATAGTGTGAGGGTCCTAATCTACTGGGAGCACCGCCACTGatcttcaataataaattgttctatataattaaatttaacttttattaatgaattaattttcaataactaAACTATACGTATACGCGTGAGGACCAGTGCGCAGTAACTGACCACACGCCATTCATTCGTCGCTCTCATACAAAATCGCTGACACATAACAGTCCCACTTACATTGTGTCCCTACACCTTCATTTACAAGGTCAATTGAGTTCAAAGATGTTCACCCGTCTGCCCTCTAGCCGATTATTCTAGTCGAAACTCTATCTTTAGCGACCTTGTGAAGGTAAGGATCGTTGAAATTAACTTTCTtggtaggtaagtatatatacttatagttTTTAGTATCATGAGCCCGTAGGCAGTGAATTTCTGGAACTTGtgcatttcattaattttatataattgacTACGCATTTTGAGACTGACTCCAGAATAAAATAGTGATAAAAAATGCGTAACATATAAAAACTTCGCATCCTTCCCGGATTGGTAGGTAGAGGATAGGTAGCAAACATTTTCCAGAGCGGCCATAACTCTGAAACACAAAGCTTAGGattagtttaatattatatatatatttacatgccACGTACATATTTGgcattttaacttttataaaactattaaaattattcctaAAAATCTGCATACATACGTATTTGGGTCGGTATATAGGTAACTTGCAAACGTTCAATTCAAACACTTCGAATAGAAACGGAACGTTATGTAACTGACACTTTTATTGATTTGACTAGCGTACAACGAAACGTAATTCATGTCATCAACTTGTCAGTCGTTATCAGTTTCCCAAGGATTTCCATTTATCGTGAAAAATATCGAGAAAATGTAGAGAAAACACgcaattttcttattttttcaagAACTAGACATACAGTTATCGAAGATATAGTCGAAGTTTCGTTATTGAATTAATTCCTGTGTGTAGTTAGAAATTAAAGCGAAAGAAAATAGTTCAAATATTCATACTTTTGCAATCGAATTGATTAGTACCTTGTTAATTAAGCTGCATAAATAAACTTGATGATGGAAGGAAGCACTGATTCTATATCTGGTAAGTGTcttggaattgaaattaaaatcttcGGAGTAGTGTATAGTAATGTTAATTTGACTAATGTTTTGCAGTTTTATCGCCTGCCTTGGGCGGTTCACCAGCGGTTCTGTTGACTCCTGGGCGCACTAGGAACATAGCCCAGGACATGGAGGCTCTGAGATTATCCAGACAAGATAATCCTTATCTTCAGGTTATTTGAATGTTTCATTACATAAGACTGTAACAACATAATGcagttattatttaacatCATGATTCCATTGTTTACAAAATGCCTGTATAATTTCAGGTGTtatacaatttcaaatttaatgtaaacacatactttattacattattatttagtttatatttataaaaaggagTTGACTAATGGTGCTTTGTCCTTTATGGgtttatcacaaaattatttcaatgtttttgagAGAAATGAtggtatataaattattaagcatttgtgaaatattttgcaagtttgggtataaaaataactttgaacCAATATTTaggaaagtatttattacctattattttgttaGACATAAAATGTCCTTTAAGTAGCCCTCATTctcttaaaatactttttttcacCTTCCAGCAAGTAATGGCGAGCAGGGAAAGTTTGATTGAGAGCCATCATGAAGAGTGCGAGTCGGATGACACAATACTTATGTCGcaggtaaattataaaaaatctgcCAAGCGTGTGTCTGACCACATTCTCAGTAATGTCTTGCCCTCATGGTAAAACAGTGTTATGCTGTGAGCATAAGCACTGTGTTTTCTATAGTatctgaaatatattttattactaaatcATAAATATGTAAGCCTACATACCTAGTAATGGTGGATTCcatttaatgatttaattattcttGTCAATGtaagtgccatgtggttcccggcaaaagaataggtccaaaagaaaaaagaataggtcaactccatctctttcatatggatgtagtaaaaggcgactaagggataagctcataaacttgggattcttctatagGAAATGGAGGAGGAATAGGATTTTCTCATATGAAAGAAACCCGCCAAATAAATGCTTTTAATCAGATGGGAGCTGAAGGTGAAattgaaacatacatattttttctgcTTTGTAATTGGTAAAAGAAGATTGTAAGACATTTGTAACACAAATTAACAATGGGAGGCAAACTTTAATTAGATTTGGGGCCTCTTTAATCCAAGGTAATGTGGAGTAATGCCTTAAGAGGGTATACCACATTCTCTTTTGcctaaactaaaaataatgataggatattttctaaaaagcAACACTACATCAAAGGACCCTAAAAAAAGCGTGGAGCtactaaagattttaaattattttttattatttaaattataagaattatatatgtaatattctaacttaatcaaattatacagattgcaATGGCCCCAAACTTAGTTTGAGACATCGTAATGGGTTACTTAAACAAAGGTGAATCTTTAGAACGCAATTCATCTTTAAGATCAATTGATTCTGCGACCTTCTAGTTCAGAGGCAAGTGCTTTACCACTCCGCTATAAGGGCTGCGGAGCTCTACTTGATAttgcattgttattttgataagtatcacttaaacatacatataatcttgtttatggagtagacagaaccagcagAACAGACATTCAACTGTTGCCATGGCTTActgtataacaaaattttaagaaataaattgaacTTTGTTACTTTCTAACTTAAATGTTGTACAGTTGTACACCCTCTTAAGTTGGCACTCGTGTTAACAAACACACACTCTATTTTACGAGTTCTTCAAGGTTTTGGCAATAATTCTGTTAAGTTCCTTTATATGGcttgtttttgttatgtatttGATTTGTGAGTCATTTGACATTTTGACATTTCACATACACTGCCAAAGCtaggttattatattatagttattgTATAGTCAATGCGaaaatgtcttttattttcgtttttatttcttagttgaataaaaatacaaacaattaCTATTTTACTAGTTACTATTTTGAGGGTAAGTTTgattttttcttcattcaaGTTTGAAGTGACGaaaaaaagtttgtatgtccTAAATGCGTTTTAAAAggacaagaaaaaaaatggctGCCATATGGAATTATCCAAGTTTTCTTACAAACGTATGAAGTTTACATACCTAATatactattaattttttacttcttaATTCCGTTTCAGGAATTCGGCAGCACAGCATTAGATTTCGTGGAAGATGACCCTCTTACACTAAAGGAGGTTCACGAGCACATGATTAGGTCTCCACCGCCCATCAGTGCTTGGCCTCATGGTAAGTAGAACATAAATCATCTCTTATTATTAACAACTAATTGTGTTTCCATTAACTAACCACTTTCGACCAACTAGATTCACAGTAGAGAgcgaaatgaaaaaaaaaagtctgaacttctatccgccattttgaaaATGGATCTTAATATTTTGCAATGAAGCACACAATGTTTAAAACGGTGATGTTGAAAGAGAATGATATAtttgttgtctctgcctacccctctttTTTCCATTGTTTCCATCTTTGATACTTTAAAAACgtccattttaaatttgtagcGTTAAAGTCGTGAGAGTTTAAAAGACCAACTTTCGTATTTAGGTATAATATGAATAAGTTATGAATGTCTTATAactgtttattaatattaagttaatattattgaaCGAAGGTGGACTGAATCGCTtgttgtaggtataaataaccAAAACGCATGTCAACATACGGAAGTCACTAAAATGCAGGTTATTTTGATAACGTTATCAGGCGGCTAATCGTTCATTCACCTCaggtaataattataatataaagattAAACTTTTGCGTTTATTAATAAGGTAGgtaatatttactttcatatcttattgatttttattcttattattatttttaccccCGGACCCAAAAACGAATGGGTGTTATATATTTGACGTGTGTGAGACGTCGTAGCGCCCTAACTAGGGTTAAGTTAGGTTCTGTCTCTGTCCGCTCCGAAAAATAACGAAATTCTAACGTTCTTTAGAATATTGGTACGTTTATGTTGATAcgcaaaaaatctaaataaaattctctATAAATTAGAGAAACGGAAGTTTTTTTCGGCCAAATATCGAAAGAATTATATAtcgaaaatactttttttttatgtttgcaaAAGGTATCGAAATAAAAACGTTcttttaaaatgaaagaacaaaatttatgcgttttatttctcaatttatcaaaattaatttttttagtatcGAACggttgttatttaattatcttaaGTATACCTACTGAGGTATCATCTCAGTAGTTTCATTTACCTAGTCCTCTTCTTAACTAAATTTTCATAGTAGCTGGAGCCTCCATACAatgataataagtatttaccgTATTACTAACTACTTTTATAAGTTACGCTGACGTACCTGCGCAAACGTCTAGGTTTTTTTGGCGCGAAAGAATTCGAAACTATCAAAGTAACACTGAAAGAATTAACTTATCAAAGGGCTTTTATGAGCATGAGCTAGATAGAAGAATACATTTGGTTTTTGGATATTAAGTTTAATGTACTTATCATAAGGTCGTTATTTAATTGAGTTTTCTTGGGTTTAATTCGGTGGTAGGTTGCGCTATTCTGCGCTGTCGAATATTGTCTTATAACActgtaataatttacaacaCAATTATAGATACGATGAATAGGTTCTCGAGGTATTACTTCATTCTGCGGCGTCTTATAACAGTGGTAACGCcgtaataatttacaatactattaaaagtttataaacagGTTCCCGAGTCATCACTATCTTTCCTATTTCCCCCTATCAACTAACGCTTTACTAATCTTTCAAGAGTCGCTGTCGTTCCGCGCTTCGAGTGCCTTCGACTTTGACAGTCCTGCATTCGGCGCCTACTCGGCGGACTCGCAGGTCACTAACTCACTATTAATGTggcgttattatatgtataatatagttGTTGCACTATTGGTAACTTCTAGGAAGATGATttcatagatttattttcaaaattggatacaaggtatcacttattgacgtcacatcacttaaatctatgtaattataactactaccgcttctaaagggcatgtgtagaagatgcggcggaacaaactacactgcagcattttcatcggacgtcaatatacaaatatagatctcttaaatctaaatcatgcacgaatgcacattgtctacattaaaaaacatgaatgaatgtagaacatAATTGGGGCATAAAGCGTTTCGAAGTCCTTTTAATGGGATACAGAGActttgataatattatattgctTATATAAGGACAAGAGGAAGAAGCGAGTTCAGCAATTGTGTAATGGtgtgaatagaatagatttgatttattttcagaattggatacaaggtatcacttattgacgtcacatcacttaaatctaattataactactaccgcttccaaagcgcatgtgtagaagatgAAGTGTGTTTTGTGACTTGTATGGTTGTGGTCTGCCTTTGAGAAGGGGATCACCAAACACACCTCAGGGTTCAGGGTAGTTTCACACCCCTGATTATGGGATCATCTTCTTAGTGAATAcctataactaaaatgccatTTCTTATATTGTATGTCGCACTTTACGCTTCTTTATGCACGcagctttattttttgtatgtgtttAATCTGTTTTGTTCTTTACATTTCAAAGATAATGAAGttagatttttattgatacGGATTgggaaattttatttgttgatcGTATTTCATTCGgtgttttagaaaaaaatcagTATACATTATGAACACCGAAACTCTGTTACCGTCTCGGGTACGGACGATACTGACGAATACAttgattattattcaaatctcTTAAAACACCGGACTGAACTCGTCCCGGGCGCAGCTCTGAGCGATTTTAATGCTTAACAtctatgacggcctctgtggcgcagcggtagtgcgcttggctgtgacaccggtggtcccgggttcgaatcccggccagggcatgatgagaaacgaactttttccgattggcctgggtcttggatgtttatctttataagtatttattataaaatatagtatcgttgagtaagtatctcgtaacacaagtcccgaacttctttcgaggctaactcaatatcaattaatttgtcccgtatatacacatacatacatatgatcacgtctatatctcttgtggggtagacagagccaacagtcttgaaaagactgataggccacgttctgctatttggctttgtcccgtgtatatttaattatatatttatataacaccTCGTCACAAAACCAATGCCgcgtggtccccggcaccaatagaaaaaagaataggaccactccatctctttcccatggatgtcgtaaaaggcgactagcgatcctttttttttgacgATGGGCTATTGCCtggcctgtcactattcgaatctcaattccatcttaaagccaaacagctgaacgtggcctattagtctttacaagactgttggcgctgtctaccccgcaagggatatagacgtgattatatgtatgtatgtatgtcacaaAACCACTTGACCGCATTCGACCAATAGGAGCTCGTGGACGGGCGCTCCCCGTCCCGCGCGCGCCCCCGCGCCGCCCCGCGCCCGCGCTCGTCGCGCTCGGCGTCCCCGCGCTCGCACGACGCCGCGCTCTATGGGAGGCCGCTCTCTTTACCAGGTTAGTTTTAAGATATTgcttgaaaaaaatgttatgttcaTTATAGAAGACTATGATTATTGTTACCCTTCAGTTTTGTACGTACATGcatgcatatggtcacgtctatataccttgcgggatagacagagctaaaagtcttgaaaagaaaaagtcacgttcagctgtttggcttaatgatagaatcgagaatcaaattgtgacaggaagaaatccaagtttataagcctattccttaatcGCTTTccacgaaatccatgggaacgagatggagtggtctattcttttctttttattggaaccacacggcacataaaatcaataattatcGTTATCGCTCAacttatatgtaatttattaccCTGTTCAAgacttcttttttaataagtgaCTGAACCTTTGCGTAtctttcaatttcaaaattgcaTCATTGCAGGTGAAACCCACCTCCGAAATGCCTTATGCAAGAAGCAGAGCTCTCAAAGTGAAAGGTTCTCTTTGCTCCAACACCCTAAACCTCTGAGGAGACCACACTCCAACCGCAGAGATGACGATAGTGTTCAACTTGTGCAAGACAACGACAAGTAATCCTGCGCTGTGCACTGAATTCTGTGCTGTGCATCGGATTCTGTGCATTCGGGTGTGCTAACTATGTGCGTATCGATTTTATGATGGCCAATTGTGCACTGATATGTGCTAGATagatgtgtgtttttttttgttatagatGGGAATTTGTGCTgtgcacattttttttttttggtattgaTATTGTCGGATTGTGTCCAAAATGTTGAAGTGATTAGCTGTGCGATAAATTCTGTGCTGGCAATTATCTGGGCACATTATGTAATTATTGTGCCGAGTAACTACATATGAATGAAGgcataaattttttgaatcgtgaaaaattttcaaagttgGCATAGGTATCAGTTGAGATGTAATTATGAATTAGGTAGgagatgaaaaaaatatagaagaaacatttaaattaaagatcATTCCaaagaatttttataagttatataattaatatattttttgttatatactttatcgatattgatattttaaaaataattaacttgcACATTCCAATCGGTCGAATTGCACGTCAGatgattaatttgttttattttgtcatattgtccttatttttattattatacattcctatgtatatttccattttattttgttttcaaatgtACGAAAATTGTTTGGAGATGGTAATTCAGAAGCTGAATTGAATTTTCGAACGAAGTGATAACGTTTCATAAAAACGTTTTCATTATATGTGCGTGTTTAAGACGCGAAGTATCACAATTTAATCTATAAAATATTCCGTGTGTGTTATCAATATAGAATTAGTCATGTTTgaccaaatataaaaaataaatcataaaatgcTCACCGTAGTACCTATTGTTGCAATTACCAAATATAATTAgtaatcaataaacaaagaatTTAATCTTGTTTTGTCCAACATTTATTGAGATTTgcgtgaaaataattatagttaaAAACTTAAGAATTACATAGTTTAGATTGTTACCAAATAGGCTTTATTAGGCGCCTCATAGGAGTTAGTGTTAAtgctatataaattaaaagtaagaaaataatattttgctaGAGAATGGCAGCTGGCATTGCAAATTAGTGGTAAGATTTAAGGCtaaacctatatatatatattgttgattttgacctctttaaaatttaatcatgaGGTAAGGAATTGACATTACTACACGaatgattaaaaaatgtgTCTTTAGATTAACCCAGATTTTTACCTGTGTCACATAATTTACTGTGACACAGGTAGCGGTGTcagtatacaaaaaaaaaaaaataacgatacTTAAGAAATCAtcctaaaaaatttaaattatttgtcttAATATTGTCGAGTGGCGAAACAATGTACTAGACTATATCTATATGCCTCGTTTATGTTTAATTGATAGACCTAGAGTTTTACCTgtcgaattttttttattattcttatttgtcTAGATATCGTCGAGTGATGAAACAATGTACTATAGACTCTCTTACACCAAGGTTCTTTCAACCGGCTTAAACTTACGAAATTCGACTGCAGTTTCCAGAAATGTAACGGCATATTGCTAGTCATAAATTCACATCATTTACATGCCTAGCCAATACTagacatcaaaataaatttcaaatcatatcataataaatttattttgtaccgTGTTGTTACCCACCTTTCACCGATAAAGCCGTAGAAatcggttttttttaattaataaatcttttacttttaaaattagcaAAACATCTTATACAataagcctatttttattgtgagtagcgaaatatttaaacaatgcCATGAAGTACTtagaattttgattttgatgtttcaaatataatatttacttaattaatgtTAGTGGCGAAAGTTGAAAACcccataattatgtaaatttgtaaaaagtttGATTCACCGCGATTATGTAAGTTTGATTaagattattaataatttttcacataaaattttcatcaagTCAGTAAATGGATTTTAGGAGAGCTGCGAACATTctatagattttattaaagcTTAGAGCTAAATAGATAAATGAtagtatttcaaataataaaaaatatagaaagtgCGGGCATAATTTCAATCAATTTCCTTAT
Above is a window of Amyelois transitella isolate CPQ chromosome 8, ilAmyTran1.1, whole genome shotgun sequence DNA encoding:
- the LOC106136293 gene encoding uncharacterized protein LOC106136293 isoform X1, with the translated sequence MMEGSTDSISVLSPALGGSPAVLLTPGRTRNIAQDMEALRLSRQDNPYLQQVMASRESLIESHHEECESDDTILMSQEFGSTALDFVEDDPLTLKEVHEHMIRSPPPISAWPHESLSFRASSAFDFDSPAFGAYSADSQELVDGRSPSRARPRAAPRPRSSRSASPRSHDAALYGRPLSLPGETHLRNALCKKQSSQSERFSLLQHPKPLRRPHSNRRDDDSVQLVQDNDK
- the LOC106136293 gene encoding uncharacterized protein LOC106136293 isoform X2 → MEALRLSRQDNPYLQQVMASRESLIESHHEECESDDTILMSQEFGSTALDFVEDDPLTLKEVHEHMIRSPPPISAWPHESLSFRASSAFDFDSPAFGAYSADSQELVDGRSPSRARPRAAPRPRSSRSASPRSHDAALYGRPLSLPGETHLRNALCKKQSSQSERFSLLQHPKPLRRPHSNRRDDDSVQLVQDNDK